The window GTTCGCTGACGGCGACCGCCCCGGTGTAGGCGATCAGGGCGAGGGCGGGCAGCGCCAGGACGAACAGCGCGACCGCGGCGGCGAGACTCGGGGGTCGGATCCGGGTGCGGATCCGGCGGTAGATCGGTCGGGTCGCGTAGTAGAGGAACAGCCCGAAAACGAAGGTGCCCACGAAGGAGTGGATCACGAAGACCAAGGCGCCGCCGAGGACCAGCCCCAGCCCCCACCACGCGAGCCGTGATCGATCCATCCCAAACGGAGACATACGCCCGATGGAGCACGACGAAACAAAAAAGCTACTGCGCCGACCCCGGCGTTCGGCCGCGTTCGAACACTGGACCGGTCGAACCACGGTTCCGCGTCGTCACCTGCTCCGCCGGGTCGCCGTCGCCCCCGAAACCCGTGGCTGGGGGTCGGCGTCACACGGGAGCACCGTCGACACGACCCGCGCCCGGACGCTCCCGTCGGGGCGGACCGCGACGTGGGTGGCGGAGTCGTCGCAGTCGACGAACTCCCGGCGGATCCCGAGTCGCCGCTCCGAGTCGTCGGGGCCGCCGATCTCGAGGACGTAGTCGGCAGGTCGGAACACTGCGACGCGGAACGTCCCGTAGGCCGGAAACGTCGGCGTCGCGGCTACCGCCGGCTCGGCAGCCCCGACCGCCCGGAGTCGAACCCGGATCGGCCGCCGGTCGGCGTCGTCGTTCCAAACCACGATCCGGTGGCTCGCGCCGGCCTCGGCGTCGCCGACGGTCCGCCGCTCGAAGGGGTCGCCGACGTCGACGTCCACCGGGGCGCCGTCGCCCGTCGGCGGAAGCTCCGGCGTGGCGTCGGATCCGTCCGGCCCGTCGGCCTGGACGGCCGACAGACACCCGCCGACGACGCCGGCGACGAGGGCAAGGAGGGCTCGGCGGCGCATCGATGCCGAATAGCACACCCACCAGTAAACGGGTTCGGATAGCTCCAACGCGCGTTTGAGTCACACGGGTCAGGTCCACTCGTCGAGCCCGGTCTGGACGGTCGCGGACGCGATCCGACCGAACCCCCGTTCGACCTCGTCGGCGTCGACCTCCCACTCGTCGGTAACGTACGCCCGCGCGGCGTCGATGTCCGGCGAGATGTCCGCGTCGAACTCGTACTCGTCGGTCACTGGCGGATCCAAGAAGAGCTCCCGGACCCGATCCGCGTGTTCGATGTACGCCCCGCGGTCGTCGAGGGCCGACCAGAGGTCGCCGTGTTGCTTGATCGCGTCGACGGCGGTCTTCGGCCCGACGCCCGAGAGCCCCTCGTTGAAGTCGGTTCCGCAGAGGATCGCGACGTCGACCAGCTGCTCGCGGGTGATCCCGTGCCGTTGGAGGGTCGGTTCCACCCCCATCAGCTCCGGATCCCCCGAGGAGGTGAGCTGCCGGAGCGTCTCGGGCGCGCCGAACAGCAGCGTGTCGTAGTCCTCGCTGCCGACGTAGTCGACGTCGCCGCGGGCGGCCATCACCGACGCCTGTGCCTCGCCCTCGGCGGGAGCCTCCACGATCGGCACGTCGAGGCGTTCGAGCAGCCCACGCGTGGTCTCGTGGATGACAGCAGTCAGCCGCTGGGTCCGCGCGTCGAGTCGGGCGGCCGCGACGGCGTCGCCGCGCTCCTCGGCTTCGGCCCGTTGTTCCTCGGCGCGCTCCCGGGCGGCACGGCGCTCGGCCACCTCGTCGTCTTTCAACTCCGTGACGCCGCCGTCGAAGACGAACACGGGGACGATGTCGTGTTCGAAGAACTTCGGCAGCCCCTGGACCACGCCAATCAGGTTCGCCACCTCCTCGCCGTCCCCGGTGGTGTACGCCGCCGCGTCGGTGAACTTCACGGTCGTGGTGAGATACCGGTACAGCCAGTTGTGGGCGTCGACCGCGACGACGCTTCCGGCCAGCGTGTCGAAGGCGACGTCCTCGATGACGGCCAGGCTCCGGAGGTCCGCGTTTCCCATTACCCCCATCTGGATCGCCATCGGAGTTAAGCGTCCGGATCCGTCCGGTCGACGCCGTCGGGGACCGCGACCCGCGCCGGCGGGTCGGACCCGACCTTCCCGGCAACGAACGACGCCTCGGGCTCGCCGAAATCGCGTTCGCGGAACCGCTCAAGCCCTCCGTGGTATGTTCCCGGATCCGGCGTCGACCCGGTGTCGTCGATCGGGCCTGCGGGACGCTCCAGAACGAGTTCGGCCAGCCCGCTCTCCCGGCCGGTCCACGCGAACCCGGCTTTGTACATCGCCTCGTAGGCGAACGGGTTGTTGACCGCGATTGCGATCCGGTCGTACCCCCGCTGCTCCGCTTTTGCGGCGACGAAGGTAGCGAGCCGCGGACCTACCCCCTCGCCTTGCAGATCCGATCGCACCGTGATGTACCGGAATCGCAACGTCCGGTCGTCGGTGCGATCGGCGTCGAACGCGACTGCCGCGAGGATGTCGGTATCGTACTCGGCCCCGTCGGGGGCAGTGCTCGGCCCCTCGTCGGCTCCGACCCCGTCCGCCTCGTCCCCCTCGGGGCGGACCACGGCCTTCCCCGTGTTCGACACCACGAACTTGCCGGCGTAGGCGAACCGCCGGTGGTCGAGCCGGAGCGTCGGGCCGCCCGGCGGCCATCCGAGGAGGACGTACTCCATATTCGGACGTAGACGACCGAGCGACAAGACTCCGGCGGTGGCCGGCAGCGATCGGACCGCACCGGCCCCGTCGCCGCCACCCGCGGTCGGCACGCACTTGTGCCGGACGGTCCTCACCCCAGGTATGTCATCCCGGTTCGGCCCCGGCGACGTTCGGTTCTTCGACCGGATCGCCGGCCTCTACGACCTCGTGATGCCCTCGGCCCGGATCGGTCCGCTCCGTGAGGGGCTGGCCTTTGCAGACCGCCGGATCGGCCGCGTCGTCGATCTCGCCGGCGGGACGGGGCGGGCCTCGGACGGACTCGCGGCGGCCGGCTTCGATCCGGTCGTCGTCGACCGCTCCGCCGGGATGCTCCGCCGGGCTCGGGAGGCGGGCCACGCGGCGGTCAGCGGCGACGCCGAGGCGCTGCCCCTCTGCGACGACGCCGTCGACGCCGCGGTGATCGTCGACGCGCTCCATCACCTCCCGGATCCGGACGCGGGGCTCACGGAGGCACGCCGCGTGATACGCCCCGGCGGTGTCGTCGTCGTCCAGGAGTTCGACCCGCGGAGCTACCGCGGCCGGCTGCTCGAAGCCGCCGAACGGCTCGTCGGCTTCGACTCGACGTTTCGGGCGCCGGAGGCGCTGTGTGACCGGCTCGACGACGCCGGATTCGAGCCCCGGATCGTCCGCGAGGGGTTCGAGTACGTCGTCCTCGGGCGGGTGCCGCGGTCCTGAGACGGCGGCGAACCGGGCCGGCGATCGAATCCGGGAGAGCCATAACGATGCGTCCGAACGTCCGGGTATGGCATCCTCCGAGGAGTCGTTCCTCGCTCGACGCATCGACGCCGCGGCGGCGCCGCTGGCAGTGGTCGACGTGGTCGCGCTGGCGGCGGTGCTCACCTACGGCGTGATCGACCACAACGGCGTCGACTACCTCACGACCGCCACGGGGGCGTGGCTGTTGACCCTGGTTCCGTTCCTGCTCGGGTGGGCGGTCGTGAGCCCGCTGGTCGGTGCGTACTCCGCGGGCGCGGCCGAGTCGGCGAAGGCCGCGATCCCGCTCGCCGTCCGGGCGTGGGTGCCGGCGGCCGCGATCGGGTTCGCGCTCCGTGCCTCGCCGCTTTTCTCCGGCGGGTTCCGGTTGATCTTCGGCGTCGTGGTGTTCCTGGCCGGCGGCGTCGCGCTCGCGGGTTTCAGGTGGCTCTTCTTCAAACTCAAGGGGTGAGGCTCACGTCGCGTCGGTGTCGCCGACTGCCCCGGCCCCCCGCCGACGCTTGAGGAGGTAGACGCCGAGCCCCGATCCTACCGCGGCGAACCCCCCGAGCGTGGCGAAGAGGACCGTCGGCGTCGCATACGTCAGGATCACGCCGGCGACGGTCCCGCCGAGCGCGCCGACGCCGAACACGCCCAGGTAGGTGAACCCATACGAGAGCCCGCGGGTTCCCGGCGGGGAGTACTCGGCGACCGTCGCCTGGTAGAACGGCTGCACGAAGAAGAGGGCGGCCCCCAAAACCGCGCCGACGACCAACAGCGGCACCAGTCCCGCCGACGCGGCCGGGAGGAACAGGAGCGCGAGAACGACCAAAAGCGCGTACCCGGCCGCGAGCCCGTACTCGACGCGGACCCGGTCGATCAGCATTCCCCCGACGTACTGCCCGAGGACGCCGACGATCAGCAGCCCCGAGTAGAAGTACCGTTCGGGGTTGAGCGACCCCGCGGAGTCCGGCGCGACGCCGAGGGCGTCGGTGACGGCAGGGGGGAGAAGCGCCGTCAGCGGGATCGGCGCGAACTCCGGGAACGGTTCGAGGACGCTGGGGAGGAAGGTGAGGATCCCGCGGTAGTAGAGCCCCGAGGCCATCACGACGACGAAGACCAGGGCAAAGGCGCCGGCGAACAACCGCCGTGCCTCGGCGCCGAACGCCGCGAGCGACTCGATCCCGCCGGCGGCCCCCCCGGACTCCCCGTCGCCGTCGGCGATCCCGGAACGGACCTGATCACCGACCGCGGCGGTCTCGTCGAACTCCGCGCGGATCGCGTACACGCCGGCTATCAGGGCCGGAACGGCGAGCACGACCGCCACGACCGTCCACTCCACGAACAGGAGCGCGGTCGCCGCCACGAGCGGGCCGAGCCCCGTGCCGACGTTGCCGGCGATGCCGTGGTACGCAAAGCCCGTGCCGCGCTCCTCGACGCCCTTCGAGAGGAGGGTCAGCCCGGCGGGATGGTAGACGCTCGCGGCCGCGCCCCACAGCAGTAACGCGATCGCGACGACGAGTAGGTTGGGGGCGAACCCCAGAAGGAGGAACGAGCCGCCCATCCCGAACAGACACGCCGCGATGAGCCGCGCGGAGCCGATCCGGTCGACCAACACCCCGCCGGGGAGGGCGCCGACGCCGAAGAGGCCATAGCCGGCAGTCACGACCACGCCGAGCGTCGCCGCGGTCACTTCGAGTTGGGTGACGCCCAGCGGCAGCACCTCGAACTCGACGAGCCAGATGGAAACGAGGATGGGGATCGAGAGCTCGTAGGTGTGCACCATCGCGTGGGCGAGCATCACCAGGGCGACGATCGCTCGGTCGTTCCGCTTCACGTTCCGGCCTGCGTCGAGCGGTCAGTTCAACGCTCCGGTGTGGGAACGCCCCTGACTACCGCAACCGCTTCCGACCCCCGCACGTTCTTGTCGGTGGCCGTCGAACGGTCGGCTATGACCGAGACGCTGTTCCTGACGAGCGCGGACGTCGACGGGCTCGCGACCCCCGCGGAGTTCGTTGAGGCGGTCCGCAAGGGCTACCGGCAGTACGGCGAGGGCGCGCCCGCCGAACCGCGGACGACGCTGCCGAACGACGACCCGGCGGGGTTTCTCACCGCCTACGCCTCGGTCCTGCCGGAGACCGGCGCGATGGGCGGCTATATGTACACCGCCGGGTTCGGTGCGTCCGACGCGTGGTTCCTCACGCCGCTTTTCGACGCGGAGTCCGGCGAGCCGATCGCGCTGCTCGACGGGGCGAGTATGAACCCGTTCAAGACCGGCGCGACCGGCGCGGTCGGCGCCGACGAACTCGCCCGCGAGGACGCCACCTCGGCTGCGATCGTCGGCAGCGGCCCCCAAGCCCGCGGCCAGCTCCGCGCGCTCGCCACCGTCCGGGACCTCGAAACCGTCTGGATCTACTCGCCGA of the Halobellus ruber genome contains:
- the fen gene encoding flap endonuclease-1; protein product: MGNADLRSLAVIEDVAFDTLAGSVVAVDAHNWLYRYLTTTVKFTDAAAYTTGDGEEVANLIGVVQGLPKFFEHDIVPVFVFDGGVTELKDDEVAERRAARERAEEQRAEAEERGDAVAAARLDARTQRLTAVIHETTRGLLERLDVPIVEAPAEGEAQASVMAARGDVDYVGSEDYDTLLFGAPETLRQLTSSGDPELMGVEPTLQRHGITREQLVDVAILCGTDFNEGLSGVGPKTAVDAIKQHGDLWSALDDRGAYIEHADRVRELFLDPPVTDEYEFDADISPDIDAARAYVTDEWEVDADEVERGFGRIASATVQTGLDEWT
- a CDS encoding GNAT family N-acetyltransferase: MEYVLLGWPPGGPTLRLDHRRFAYAGKFVVSNTGKAVVRPEGDEADGVGADEGPSTAPDGAEYDTDILAAVAFDADRTDDRTLRFRYITVRSDLQGEGVGPRLATFVAAKAEQRGYDRIAIAVNNPFAYEAMYKAGFAWTGRESGLAELVLERPAGPIDDTGSTPDPGTYHGGLERFRERDFGEPEASFVAGKVGSDPPARVAVPDGVDRTDPDA
- a CDS encoding class I SAM-dependent methyltransferase produces the protein MSSRFGPGDVRFFDRIAGLYDLVMPSARIGPLREGLAFADRRIGRVVDLAGGTGRASDGLAAAGFDPVVVDRSAGMLRRAREAGHAAVSGDAEALPLCDDAVDAAVIVDALHHLPDPDAGLTEARRVIRPGGVVVVQEFDPRSYRGRLLEAAERLVGFDSTFRAPEALCDRLDDAGFEPRIVREGFEYVVLGRVPRS
- a CDS encoding DUF3054 domain-containing protein, producing MASSEESFLARRIDAAAAPLAVVDVVALAAVLTYGVIDHNGVDYLTTATGAWLLTLVPFLLGWAVVSPLVGAYSAGAAESAKAAIPLAVRAWVPAAAIGFALRASPLFSGGFRLIFGVVVFLAGGVALAGFRWLFFKLKG
- a CDS encoding MFS transporter translates to MLAHAMVHTYELSIPILVSIWLVEFEVLPLGVTQLEVTAATLGVVVTAGYGLFGVGALPGGVLVDRIGSARLIAACLFGMGGSFLLLGFAPNLLVVAIALLLWGAAASVYHPAGLTLLSKGVEERGTGFAYHGIAGNVGTGLGPLVAATALLFVEWTVVAVVLAVPALIAGVYAIRAEFDETAAVGDQVRSGIADGDGESGGAAGGIESLAAFGAEARRLFAGAFALVFVVVMASGLYYRGILTFLPSVLEPFPEFAPIPLTALLPPAVTDALGVAPDSAGSLNPERYFYSGLLIVGVLGQYVGGMLIDRVRVEYGLAAGYALLVVLALLFLPAASAGLVPLLVVGAVLGAALFFVQPFYQATVAEYSPPGTRGLSYGFTYLGVFGVGALGGTVAGVILTYATPTVLFATLGGFAAVGSGLGVYLLKRRRGAGAVGDTDAT